CATCTACCTATCAATAATTCTAATAAATGATAATCTCGCCGATTAACAAAAGAAAGGCATAACGGCTGGCTCACCGGACCGGCGCTGTTTGCCGGGTCCGATTGAAGCCGGTGGTTATGTAAATTTTAGATTTTTTTATCAATCGTAGAACTAGACCATTTCGAATGGTATCTCCAACACTTGAATTTCGAGCTTGGTTACCAGTGGGAATTTCAATTTTCTTTCTATTTTCAAGATCGTAAAAATAGTATTCTTCTCCGAAATTATAATAATCTAAATCAGGTCTTTCCGTTGTTTTAACCAAACCTGATATTAGCTCTTGCCAAGTGTAATTTGTTTGCAAGCAACTTCTTCCGTATTTTCAATAATCCCAAAGAGTTATTTCTTTTTCTTTGGCATTTATCGCAATATCTCTAAGAACATGTTCATTAATATTCAGTCCTTGGCTTTTAATGAATATTGCTCTGAGAAAGAAAAATATTGCTAAACTAAGAAAAAATATCTCAGTTAATTTTTGCGATTCAAGGTTCTTCAGGTAATTAATGGCAATTTCGGAAGTTACGCCAAAATAAGCAAGAATATTAATTACTCCAATTATCAGATTCCATACCCATCCGGTAAAAATATTTTGAAGTTTCATTTGGTATCAAAGTAGATTAACGATTTGTTATTAGTTCAATACATAACAATGAAATCAGCCGCTGAGTTTACGAGGTCGGTTTGATTGTCGGGTTATGTGGCAATTTTAAAAATACTTCTCCATTAATTTATCCACCCACTCGGGTGTCTTCGGAGCGTCAACCTTGTCATAGTGCGGATAATATGGCTTGATATCAAGAATGGGAGTGCCATTTATCGCATCCAGCCCCTGCACTTCGATATAGTCGTCTTTGACGGTAATGATTTTTACGGTCGTAACTCCTATGGGATTTGGCCGGTCCTTTGCTCTTTGGGAGAAAATTCCGATCTTAGGCATGCTGTCCAAATCGCGAGGCCG
This portion of the Syntrophus gentianae genome encodes:
- the tsaA gene encoding tRNA (N6-threonylcarbamoyladenosine(37)-N6)-methyltransferase TrmO, whose amino-acid sequence is MIKIQLKPVGFISSPVTEQADEKWGGVISRVLLQPEYIGALSGLEDFSHAMIITYLHQAKYEKEKHLQRRPRDLDSMPKIGIFSQRAKDRPNPIGVTTVKIITVKDDYIEVQGLDAINGTPILDIKPYYPHYDKVDAPKTPEWVDKLMEKYF